Proteins encoded within one genomic window of Tautonia rosea:
- a CDS encoding UvrB/UvrC motif-containing protein — MTCQRCSREASVHLSETVDGQRRELHLCGPCARKAGLTPPDPPPNAALEAIVDHLIVQHVGELVGELAKTSCPLCGLKFMDFRTGGRLGCPNDYEAFATGLLPLLRTAHGASRHVGKIPRKRTPPSRSPRLRLRARLREAIAREDYELAATIRDQLRQEDADQ; from the coding sequence ATGACTTGCCAGCGCTGCTCCCGGGAAGCCTCGGTTCATCTCTCAGAAACGGTGGATGGTCAGCGCCGCGAGTTGCATTTGTGCGGACCTTGTGCTCGCAAGGCCGGACTGACTCCTCCGGATCCGCCTCCCAACGCCGCCCTTGAAGCCATTGTCGATCACCTGATTGTTCAGCACGTTGGGGAACTCGTTGGAGAGTTGGCCAAGACCTCCTGTCCCCTCTGCGGATTAAAGTTCATGGACTTCCGCACCGGCGGTCGCCTCGGCTGCCCCAATGATTATGAAGCCTTTGCGACGGGCTTGCTCCCGCTGCTCCGGACGGCTCACGGTGCCTCAAGACACGTCGGAAAAATTCCCCGCAAACGAACCCCGCCGAGCCGCTCTCCTCGACTCCGGCTCCGCGCCCGGCTTCGGGAGGCCATCGCCCGAGAAGATTACGAGCTGGCCGCGACCATCCGGGACCAGCTCCGCCAAGAGGATGCCGACCAATGA
- a CDS encoding protein arginine kinase, with product MNLDALTRTSGEWLRGTGPESDIVICSRIRLARNLADFPFTNRASDTEKTEIERICRATMDKAGLELDYQSVVNLDTLDRQLLVERQLISRELSTGEGPRGVAIGPRENVSVMVNEEDHLRIQVMNSGFSLADVWEQINILDDQIEEYLHYAFNPQLGYLTACPTNVGTGIRVGVMLHLPALANTKQIEKVFRALHKLNLAVRGLYGEGTQADGDFYQISNQQTLGKSERELIRNLSEVVPQIINYERQARQEWIGQRRQHLHDQVSRAYGVLKTAHTISSSETMHLLSSVRMGVNLGLIDDLEIRTVNELFIHTQPAHLQKIQGEPLEVDERNIARAGYIRRRLASDNQAAEERD from the coding sequence ATGAACCTTGATGCCCTGACGCGCACCTCCGGCGAGTGGCTTCGCGGCACTGGACCCGAGAGCGACATCGTTATATGCTCCCGCATCCGGCTCGCCCGCAATCTGGCCGATTTCCCTTTCACCAATCGAGCCAGCGACACCGAGAAGACCGAGATCGAACGCATCTGCCGGGCCACCATGGACAAGGCCGGCCTGGAACTCGATTACCAGTCGGTTGTTAACCTCGATACCCTCGACCGCCAACTCCTCGTCGAACGCCAGCTCATCAGCCGAGAGCTGAGTACCGGCGAAGGTCCCCGAGGGGTCGCCATCGGCCCCCGGGAAAACGTCTCGGTCATGGTCAATGAGGAAGACCATCTCCGCATCCAGGTCATGAACTCCGGCTTCAGCCTGGCCGACGTCTGGGAACAGATCAACATTCTCGACGATCAGATCGAGGAATATCTCCATTACGCCTTCAACCCCCAACTCGGCTACCTGACCGCCTGCCCGACGAACGTCGGCACCGGAATCCGGGTCGGCGTCATGCTTCACCTGCCCGCCCTGGCCAATACCAAGCAGATCGAAAAGGTCTTTCGAGCCCTCCACAAGCTCAACCTTGCCGTCCGAGGGCTCTACGGCGAAGGGACGCAGGCCGACGGCGATTTCTACCAGATCTCCAACCAGCAGACCCTCGGTAAGAGCGAGCGCGAGCTGATTCGCAACCTCTCCGAGGTCGTTCCCCAGATCATCAACTATGAACGTCAGGCCCGCCAGGAGTGGATCGGTCAGCGTCGCCAGCACCTGCACGACCAGGTCAGCCGCGCCTACGGCGTCCTCAAGACGGCTCACACCATCTCCAGTTCCGAGACCATGCACCTGCTCTCGAGCGTCCGCATGGGGGTGAATCTCGGCTTGATCGACGACCTCGAAATTCGAACCGTCAACGAGCTGTTCATTCACACCCAGCCGGCCCACCTTCAGAAAATCCAAGGTGAGCCGCTGGAAGTCGACGAACGCAACATCGCCCGAGCCGGCTACATCCGGCGCCGCCTGGCCAGCGACAACCAGGCCGCCGAGGAACGTGATTGA
- a CDS encoding J domain-containing protein, protein MLEGLPIDPHTVLGIAPDADAETIHEAFRRKSKKHHPDVGGDEWAFRIVVRAYELLTQRPTGFVASPSPYDFDDPDLDHDSHVDPSRDWAAESERVRPGVRDKDYPPARMVLVEVLWFRMEISDIYALLDRTEASSFSGSLHLTWPDPDTPLDQPLDPVELHAVLRELTDAFDQLRSRPNVLNASSRADLGRFEAWLSYDSGRDAWNAFTSLRPSLNSRGLGVRQLTRELTIPREPPSR, encoded by the coding sequence ATGCTCGAAGGTCTTCCGATCGACCCTCATACCGTACTCGGCATCGCACCGGACGCTGACGCCGAGACTATCCACGAGGCGTTCCGTCGAAAGTCGAAGAAGCATCATCCTGATGTTGGCGGCGATGAGTGGGCATTCCGAATCGTCGTCCGTGCATACGAACTTCTGACACAACGACCGACTGGGTTCGTCGCTTCTCCCTCTCCTTACGACTTTGACGACCCCGATCTCGACCACGACTCCCACGTTGACCCTTCTCGCGACTGGGCCGCCGAATCCGAACGCGTGCGTCCGGGGGTCCGGGACAAAGACTATCCCCCCGCTCGCATGGTCCTGGTTGAGGTCCTCTGGTTCCGCATGGAAATCTCTGACATCTACGCCCTTCTCGACCGTACGGAGGCCAGTTCGTTTAGTGGTTCTCTCCACCTCACCTGGCCTGATCCCGACACTCCTCTCGACCAGCCTCTCGACCCGGTCGAACTTCACGCTGTCCTCCGCGAGTTGACCGACGCGTTTGACCAACTTCGCTCTCGTCCTAACGTCCTCAACGCCTCCAGCCGCGCAGACCTGGGTCGCTTCGAGGCCTGGCTCAGCTATGACTCCGGCCGAGACGCCTGGAACGCCTTCACCTCCCTGCGCCCCTCCCTGAATTCTCGAGGCCTCGGCGTCCGACAGCTCACCCGAGAGCTCACCATCCCCCGTGAGCCTCCCTCGCGTTAG
- a CDS encoding TlpA family protein disulfide reductase, which produces MALAVLAGGFVLYREMLGTNAGGGGGRTQYSWKVVNPDGAPVDLASYKGRPVLLNVWATWCPPCMMEMPSLIALSERPELKNANVAVVLVSVDDGLDPVRRFLDRTDVGEADVLVAASNPPAEFSTSGIPATFLIDPDGRIVRREVGAMDWNTPEIATELSSLEKAR; this is translated from the coding sequence ATGGCGTTGGCGGTTCTTGCCGGAGGTTTTGTCCTGTACCGAGAGATGCTCGGGACCAATGCCGGTGGTGGTGGTGGTAGGACCCAGTACTCGTGGAAGGTCGTGAATCCCGACGGTGCACCGGTCGACCTCGCCAGTTACAAAGGTCGTCCGGTCTTGCTCAATGTCTGGGCGACCTGGTGCCCTCCTTGCATGATGGAGATGCCGTCCCTCATTGCCCTTTCAGAGCGTCCAGAACTCAAGAACGCGAACGTGGCCGTCGTGCTCGTTTCGGTTGATGACGGCCTCGATCCGGTCCGACGCTTCCTCGATCGTACGGATGTTGGAGAGGCTGATGTTCTTGTCGCCGCGTCGAACCCTCCCGCGGAGTTCAGCACAAGCGGCATCCCAGCCACCTTCCTGATCGATCCCGACGGACGGATTGTCCGTCGAGAGGTTGGTGCAATGGATTGGAACACACCCGAGATTGCCACTGAACTCTCCTCTCTCGAAAAAGCTCGATGA
- a CDS encoding fused MFS/spermidine synthase translates to MSMTGRPLARFLPYALAFFASLCIMSLELVAARLVARHVGASLHVWTSVIGVILGGICLGNFLGGRLADQTAVRHIVGPLFAIGAVLTLWTLWMNSIVGRTPGLEVMPWSFRTLVVVTLNFLVPATVLGLIGPVVAKVAVDQAERTGSAIGDVYFWGAVGSIVGTFLTGFVLIYEFPTSVIVTVVAAALLVPAVGLMEGTLGGLVALLAAGSLAVGSIERVDDALPSLESVSRTIAPNLLVLIGHGLALIAGGVGVVRILSVRRTLPAISTTSEPSIDDSRSSDRPTRLGDLAALAFLISLAFMSLEMVAGRMTTRHLGSSVYGWTSIIGVMLGGLSLGNLIGGKVADAVSSEKQASWLFLIASAMVLVILFLETPPAFFGPELAGSSLLTYVSSMDGVPWALRVLTVVAVMFFLPSITMGTVSPVVTKLAVDRLRRSNRTGTAIGSVYAWGMVGSILGTFLAGFLLIDLLGTKGVLLAISTVMALVATLLGGIGHATWAGIPLGLSFIALAPMPMLQRQGVAWGIRNVSGDPAAENGIAYLDESNYYYIKVESEVVPIPSDPEEVLGDSGDAPTAIRRTLVLDNLIHGYFILGHPEHIEYDYEFIYAQVARRITEAKAARLGLDDPSQVPLRALFLGGGSYTFPRYLQHLYPNAHCDVAEIDPAVTRANHVALGLPEDTSIETHWGDARQFVERFGGAEPYDLIFGDAFNDFSVPWHLTTREFNDLLAELLDPRGAYMINIIDVYRADQIAAERALEQAQIDAVTAVFRNAGNVQDSAEVLARAIRTAWRGEPLGSRFGLIGETVENALQGVGSRNRSDIEAALRDPIAALETPFRGDADQLTEVTLDTLARAQAQRDQNATADALTAMLTQKKVAATVELLRSAGVTRQSEEVAEAIVEVWFGGTRTIVNLLEAINPNTDVEGLAQQIDAALQAVEADLKESPALLAHRLSTPADEQRKMTSAQRAEARQPEAISRKLRELGVRRGSEDYANAVAEALGERAIRGELDNLARQVAEAARAVGSDATQITRIAAQGVMEARSLGAFLGAWTETARLTFPEVEVFGTDTPGNGFRETFVVVASESPIDLNELGQRSSDPQFEQSGEPFHPDPYTPEHRDALRVRSRGIILNDDYAPVDNLLAPVAATRGTE, encoded by the coding sequence ATGTCGATGACCGGCCGACCGCTGGCTCGCTTTCTTCCGTATGCTCTGGCGTTCTTCGCCAGTCTCTGCATCATGTCGCTGGAGCTTGTCGCCGCCCGGCTGGTGGCGCGGCATGTCGGAGCGTCGCTCCATGTCTGGACGAGCGTCATCGGGGTAATCCTGGGTGGGATTTGCCTGGGAAACTTCCTCGGTGGACGACTGGCCGACCAGACCGCGGTCCGACACATCGTAGGGCCATTGTTCGCGATCGGAGCGGTGTTGACCCTTTGGACTTTGTGGATGAACTCGATCGTCGGCCGAACACCTGGTCTGGAGGTGATGCCCTGGAGTTTTCGGACACTGGTGGTGGTGACACTCAACTTCCTGGTTCCGGCTACCGTTCTTGGGTTGATCGGCCCGGTGGTGGCCAAGGTGGCAGTCGATCAGGCCGAACGAACAGGAAGCGCGATCGGAGATGTTTACTTCTGGGGGGCGGTCGGCTCGATCGTCGGGACCTTCCTGACCGGGTTCGTCCTGATCTACGAGTTCCCGACCTCGGTGATCGTGACCGTTGTCGCCGCCGCCTTACTGGTTCCGGCCGTTGGCTTGATGGAGGGAACGCTGGGAGGTCTCGTCGCCTTGCTCGCGGCCGGGAGTCTGGCGGTCGGCTCGATCGAGAGGGTTGACGACGCCCTTCCCTCGCTTGAATCGGTTTCAAGGACGATCGCTCCGAATCTCCTGGTCCTCATTGGGCATGGTCTGGCCTTGATTGCGGGAGGAGTGGGAGTGGTCCGCATCCTCTCGGTTCGACGGACCCTGCCTGCGATCTCGACCACGAGCGAACCGAGTATCGACGATTCAAGGTCTTCGGACCGTCCCACTCGACTGGGAGATCTGGCGGCTTTGGCATTCCTCATTAGCCTGGCGTTCATGAGCCTGGAAATGGTCGCCGGTCGGATGACAACCCGGCATCTCGGATCGAGCGTCTATGGATGGACGAGCATCATCGGCGTGATGCTCGGTGGCTTGAGCCTCGGGAACTTGATCGGAGGCAAGGTGGCTGACGCCGTTTCGAGCGAAAAACAGGCGAGTTGGCTTTTCCTGATTGCCTCGGCCATGGTTCTGGTGATCCTCTTTTTGGAAACGCCGCCGGCGTTTTTCGGTCCCGAGTTGGCAGGATCGTCGTTGCTGACCTATGTGTCTTCGATGGATGGCGTGCCCTGGGCGTTACGCGTCTTGACCGTCGTTGCGGTCATGTTCTTCCTGCCGTCGATTACCATGGGAACGGTTAGCCCAGTCGTGACAAAGCTGGCCGTGGATCGCTTAAGGCGGTCGAACCGCACCGGCACGGCGATCGGATCGGTCTATGCCTGGGGGATGGTCGGCTCGATCCTGGGGACCTTCCTGGCCGGATTTCTTCTGATCGACTTGCTCGGCACCAAGGGGGTCCTCCTGGCCATCTCAACGGTGATGGCCCTGGTTGCCACATTGCTGGGAGGAATTGGCCACGCCACCTGGGCGGGGATCCCGCTCGGGCTCTCGTTCATTGCACTCGCCCCAATGCCGATGCTTCAGCGCCAGGGGGTTGCCTGGGGCATTCGGAATGTCTCGGGGGATCCCGCGGCTGAGAACGGGATCGCGTACCTTGATGAGAGCAATTATTACTACATCAAGGTCGAGAGTGAGGTGGTGCCCATACCCAGCGACCCCGAGGAAGTTCTCGGCGATTCTGGGGATGCTCCCACGGCGATCCGAAGAACCCTGGTGCTGGATAATTTGATCCACGGTTACTTTATCCTGGGCCATCCAGAGCATATTGAATATGATTATGAATTCATTTATGCTCAGGTGGCGCGACGAATTACCGAGGCAAAAGCAGCCAGGCTTGGGCTGGATGATCCATCTCAGGTACCGCTAAGGGCACTCTTCCTGGGGGGAGGCTCGTACACGTTTCCGAGGTACCTTCAGCATCTCTACCCCAATGCCCACTGCGATGTAGCCGAGATCGACCCAGCCGTGACCAGGGCCAATCATGTGGCTTTGGGATTGCCCGAAGACACGTCAATAGAAACCCACTGGGGAGACGCTCGTCAGTTCGTCGAGCGGTTCGGAGGAGCTGAACCCTACGACCTGATTTTTGGCGACGCGTTTAATGACTTCTCGGTTCCCTGGCACCTGACGACCCGTGAGTTCAACGATCTGCTCGCTGAGTTGCTCGACCCTCGCGGGGCATACATGATCAATATCATTGATGTCTACCGGGCTGACCAGATCGCCGCCGAGCGGGCGCTGGAGCAGGCACAGATCGATGCGGTCACCGCTGTATTCCGCAATGCCGGAAACGTGCAAGACTCGGCCGAGGTACTAGCCCGAGCCATTCGGACTGCATGGCGAGGGGAGCCGCTAGGGAGTCGGTTTGGCCTGATCGGTGAGACGGTCGAGAACGCACTTCAGGGGGTGGGATCCCGGAACAGATCTGACATTGAAGCGGCCCTACGCGATCCCATCGCCGCACTCGAAACGCCGTTCCGAGGAGATGCGGACCAACTGACCGAGGTCACGCTCGACACCCTGGCCCGAGCCCAGGCGCAGCGTGATCAGAACGCCACGGCGGATGCTCTGACCGCTATGTTAACTCAGAAAAAGGTCGCCGCGACCGTCGAGTTACTTCGCTCGGCTGGAGTCACTCGCCAGTCCGAGGAGGTTGCCGAGGCGATTGTCGAGGTCTGGTTCGGTGGAACCCGTACGATTGTCAACCTCCTTGAAGCGATCAACCCCAACACGGACGTCGAAGGACTGGCCCAGCAGATCGATGCGGCGCTGCAAGCCGTTGAGGCGGATCTGAAGGAAAGTCCTGCCTTGCTGGCTCATCGCCTCTCGACTCCGGCCGACGAACAGCGAAAGATGACCTCAGCCCAGCGAGCCGAAGCCCGGCAGCCTGAAGCGATCTCCCGGAAGCTCAGAGAGCTCGGAGTCCGCCGAGGTTCAGAGGACTATGCAAACGCCGTGGCCGAGGCCCTCGGGGAGAGGGCGATCCGGGGAGAACTCGACAACCTGGCTCGGCAAGTGGCCGAAGCCGCCCGCGCTGTTGGGAGCGATGCGACTCAGATCACTCGAATCGCGGCCCAAGGAGTGATGGAGGCGAGGAGCCTCGGGGCCTTCCTCGGGGCCTGGACGGAGACGGCCAGGCTGACGTTCCCCGAGGTCGAGGTCTTCGGCACCGACACACCCGGCAACGGGTTTCGAGAGACCTTCGTGGTGGTCGCCTCTGAATCGCCAATCGATCTGAATGAGTTGGGACAACGTTCGAGCGACCCTCAATTCGAGCAGTCGGGAGAGCCGTTCCATCCTGATCCCTACACGCCTGAGCATCGAGATGCGCTCCGCGTCCGATCGCGAGGAATCATCCTCAATGACGACTATGCTCCGGTCGACAACTTGCTTGCCCCGGTCGCCGCGACCCGGGGAACTGAATAA
- a CDS encoding 1-phosphofructokinase family hexose kinase has product MILCVTLNPCLDKTLNVPSWRPGDSVRGLSMSEVVGGKGNNVARALKRLGRETRPVTFLGGPVGDRCAALLRDSEGFDPLIVPCQAPTRTILTVRTEGSSEQTAFFDPDPEIQTEEADELLQAVDQAISAGSIEAVTLSGSSPSEATHGLYLDLISMARMRRLPVFLDTYGPPLETIWGFWPDVIQLNRRELSQHLKRDSLTDQEIFATLGTWACHGVRIAVVTDGPEAVLIQAEGQFYRAYPPEIEVVNPIGSGDCLLAGMVESWLAGLDLETILRRSISCAVANALVWDAGAIDPEEVARIEQEIELEPVTDLGDTSGERPGDAQGFLRVGVYGRSTSKFGRK; this is encoded by the coding sequence ATGATCCTTTGCGTTACCTTGAATCCCTGCCTGGACAAGACCCTAAACGTTCCCTCCTGGAGGCCCGGAGATTCGGTTCGTGGCCTGTCCATGTCGGAGGTCGTCGGAGGCAAGGGAAACAATGTCGCCCGGGCGTTGAAGCGACTTGGTCGCGAGACCAGACCAGTCACCTTTCTGGGAGGACCGGTCGGAGACCGCTGCGCCGCCTTGCTGCGAGACTCCGAAGGATTCGATCCTCTGATCGTTCCATGTCAGGCCCCGACTCGGACAATCCTCACGGTCCGAACCGAGGGATCGTCTGAGCAAACCGCCTTTTTCGATCCTGATCCCGAGATCCAGACCGAGGAAGCCGACGAACTGCTCCAAGCCGTCGATCAGGCCATCTCGGCCGGAAGCATTGAGGCAGTCACCCTCTCTGGCTCTAGCCCTTCAGAAGCCACGCACGGGCTGTATCTCGATCTGATTTCGATGGCCCGGATGCGTCGTCTTCCCGTTTTCCTTGACACCTACGGCCCACCGCTCGAAACCATCTGGGGATTCTGGCCCGACGTCATCCAGCTCAACCGCCGGGAGTTGAGTCAGCATCTGAAACGCGACTCCCTTACCGACCAAGAGATCTTCGCCACGCTCGGTACCTGGGCCTGTCATGGCGTTCGCATTGCCGTAGTCACCGACGGTCCCGAAGCGGTTTTGATTCAGGCCGAAGGCCAGTTCTATCGGGCCTATCCTCCAGAGATCGAGGTCGTCAACCCGATCGGATCGGGCGATTGCCTGCTGGCGGGAATGGTCGAGAGCTGGCTCGCCGGACTCGATCTTGAGACAATCCTTCGCCGATCAATCTCCTGCGCCGTGGCCAATGCCTTGGTCTGGGATGCTGGAGCTATTGATCCCGAGGAAGTTGCTCGTATCGAGCAAGAGATCGAGCTGGAACCCGTCACTGATCTTGGTGACACTTCTGGAGAACGCCCGGGAGACGCCCAGGGGTTTCTCCGCGTCGGGGTTTATGGTCGGTCCACCAGTAAATTCGGTCGAAAATGA
- a CDS encoding DUF58 domain-containing protein, which yields MIWPTRNLALIFLVPSLLSLTLLLPGSRVLWAALLSLDAIVLVIALIDMTSLLASLQMRAARRCGITASIGEPHPVELTITNEARRSRRVRIRDDVPDSFKAAPDEFLVSLPARGLATLEYQMTPGQRGAFALRRVYALEFSRWGLWQRSRRLTLETGVRVYPDVRQIDRYTLLARRDRLSVMGLRRSRRAGTDNEFERLRDYADGDEPRRIDWRATARRRKVTVRDYQVNQSQRVIFLIDSGRMMAGDTGGGLSPLDHAFNAMLMLAHVALVRGDQVGLMVYADRVRAYVPPSSGPKRIERLVHAVHNLFPMLVESRHDRTFVDLERRCRKRSLVVLITNVIDEVGGRQVLDHLGNIVGRHLPLGVFLRDADLFSLADAGLDPFEDPVQVTEHRLYAPAAAAAMLNWRERVISAIRQRGALALDVLPEDLTAPLINTYLDVKARHLL from the coding sequence ATGATCTGGCCGACCCGGAACCTTGCACTGATCTTCCTGGTTCCGAGCCTGTTGTCTCTGACCTTGCTGCTTCCAGGGTCGAGGGTGCTTTGGGCGGCACTTCTGAGCCTGGATGCGATCGTTCTTGTGATCGCTCTCATTGACATGACCAGCTTGCTTGCATCACTCCAGATGCGTGCCGCGAGACGGTGCGGGATCACGGCTTCGATTGGCGAGCCCCACCCGGTTGAGTTAACCATCACCAATGAGGCACGTCGCTCGAGACGGGTCAGAATCAGGGACGACGTTCCCGATTCCTTCAAGGCAGCCCCCGACGAGTTCCTCGTTTCCCTTCCAGCCCGGGGACTCGCCACCCTGGAGTACCAGATGACCCCAGGTCAGCGAGGGGCCTTCGCGCTGCGGAGGGTGTATGCCCTCGAGTTCAGTCGCTGGGGGCTTTGGCAACGGTCGAGACGCCTCACTCTTGAGACAGGCGTGCGAGTCTATCCCGATGTCCGTCAGATCGATCGCTACACGTTGCTCGCGCGGAGAGATCGACTCAGTGTGATGGGGCTTCGGAGATCACGACGCGCCGGCACCGACAATGAATTTGAGCGACTCCGCGACTATGCGGACGGCGACGAGCCTCGTCGGATCGACTGGCGAGCCACCGCCCGACGTCGGAAGGTGACAGTGCGGGATTATCAGGTCAACCAGAGCCAGCGGGTGATTTTTCTCATCGACAGCGGCCGAATGATGGCCGGTGATACCGGCGGTGGCCTTTCTCCGCTCGATCATGCGTTTAACGCAATGCTCATGCTCGCTCATGTTGCCCTGGTCCGTGGCGATCAAGTGGGATTGATGGTTTATGCCGACCGGGTCCGGGCCTATGTGCCTCCCTCGAGTGGACCCAAGCGAATCGAGCGGCTGGTCCACGCAGTCCACAACCTCTTCCCAATGCTCGTTGAATCGCGCCACGACCGCACATTTGTGGATCTGGAACGTCGATGCCGAAAACGATCTCTGGTGGTGCTGATCACCAACGTTATCGACGAGGTCGGGGGGCGTCAGGTCCTCGATCATCTTGGGAACATCGTAGGCCGGCACCTTCCGCTCGGGGTTTTTCTTCGCGATGCGGATTTATTTTCCTTGGCCGATGCCGGCCTTGATCCTTTCGAAGACCCAGTGCAAGTGACTGAGCATCGGCTGTACGCTCCGGCTGCCGCCGCAGCGATGCTCAACTGGCGAGAACGGGTGATCAGCGCAATCCGACAGCGAGGAGCACTTGCCCTCGACGTGCTTCCCGAGGATCTGACCGCTCCCTTGATCAACACGTACCTCGACGTCAAAGCTCGACACTTGCTTTGA
- a CDS encoding sigma-70 family RNA polymerase sigma factor → MSTRSARREVISRTPLQIYLQDINQTALLTADQERSLALRIAEGDREAREHMVKANLRLVVNIARGYLGKGLSLEDLIEEGNLGLLRAVEGFDCSMDTRFSTYASYWIKQSIRRAVMNNGKPIRLPAYMVNLLAKWRRASMDLGDRMGRIPTPDEVGTELKLTNKKLNIVKKALHANSLTPQPEAAGDDGFAIDSVLTDDRARAPEDLLIEADDLERTLNGIEQLDDRERTVLRMRFGLDPYLPMTLREVGESLKLTRERVRQLEAQALAKLSIALGGADRHQHLRR, encoded by the coding sequence ATGTCGACCCGCTCCGCACGTCGGGAGGTTATCTCTCGGACCCCGCTTCAAATCTACTTGCAGGACATCAATCAAACCGCGTTATTGACGGCTGACCAGGAACGTTCGCTCGCGCTTCGGATTGCCGAGGGAGATCGGGAAGCCCGCGAGCACATGGTCAAGGCCAATCTTCGGTTGGTGGTCAACATTGCCCGTGGATATCTTGGCAAAGGGCTGAGTCTCGAGGATCTGATCGAGGAGGGAAACCTCGGGCTGCTCCGCGCAGTGGAGGGGTTTGACTGCTCAATGGATACCCGATTCAGCACCTACGCCAGCTACTGGATCAAGCAATCGATCCGACGCGCGGTGATGAATAACGGAAAGCCGATCCGGCTTCCAGCATACATGGTCAATCTTCTGGCCAAATGGCGACGGGCCTCGATGGACCTTGGAGATCGCATGGGTCGCATCCCCACTCCCGATGAGGTGGGGACAGAGCTGAAACTGACGAACAAGAAATTAAATATCGTCAAGAAAGCCTTGCATGCCAACAGTTTGACTCCCCAGCCGGAAGCCGCGGGAGATGATGGCTTTGCGATTGACAGTGTGTTGACCGACGATCGCGCCCGAGCTCCAGAAGACCTGTTGATCGAGGCGGACGATCTGGAACGCACGCTCAACGGGATCGAGCAACTCGACGATCGCGAACGCACGGTCCTTCGAATGCGATTCGGTCTTGATCCCTACCTGCCGATGACGCTCCGAGAGGTGGGAGAATCTCTCAAACTTACGAGGGAGCGCGTCCGTCAACTCGAGGCTCAGGCCCTCGCCAAGCTGAGCATCGCGTTGGGAGGGGCGGATCGACATCAGCATCTCCGCCGTTAA
- a CDS encoding tyrosine-type recombinase/integrase has protein sequence MPRKHPQPFWREARQCWFVQIRKRQIRLSPDKDEAFRLYHELMARPPEARAPEPPPSALTVVELIDLFLEWASRNRERLTYEAYRRRLQALVDAIPAMLPAGELKPYHVTRVMDAKPWNANTRNDFAVAVQRAYNWAVRQGLIPRNPVAHVEKPGREARELAIGPKDYAEVMAAVAEPHFRTLLELAWETGARVQELRKIEARYCDLASNRIVFPPREAKGRRHHRVIYLGTARAREIVAELCERHPAGPILLNSKGRPWTKDAINCAFCRLQKKIGRKLHLGAWRKGFATEALKNGVDVHTTAHLLGHSDSAMLSRVYARVQADPEFMARAARRARGTTPEA, from the coding sequence ATGCCGAGGAAGCATCCCCAGCCGTTCTGGCGCGAGGCCCGTCAGTGCTGGTTCGTCCAGATCCGGAAGCGCCAAATCCGCCTCTCCCCCGACAAGGATGAGGCCTTCCGGCTCTATCACGAGCTGATGGCCCGGCCGCCGGAGGCGCGGGCCCCGGAGCCGCCGCCTTCGGCGCTGACCGTCGTCGAGCTGATTGACCTGTTCCTCGAATGGGCGTCGCGGAACCGCGAGCGGCTGACCTACGAGGCCTACCGGCGACGGCTGCAGGCGCTGGTCGACGCCATCCCGGCCATGCTGCCGGCCGGAGAGCTGAAGCCCTACCACGTCACCCGCGTCATGGACGCGAAGCCGTGGAACGCCAACACGCGCAACGACTTCGCCGTCGCCGTGCAGCGGGCCTACAACTGGGCGGTCCGGCAGGGCCTGATTCCCCGCAACCCGGTTGCGCACGTCGAGAAGCCGGGCCGCGAGGCGAGGGAGCTCGCCATCGGCCCAAAGGATTATGCCGAGGTGATGGCGGCGGTCGCCGAGCCGCATTTCCGGACGCTGCTGGAGCTGGCGTGGGAGACCGGTGCCCGGGTCCAGGAGCTGCGCAAGATCGAGGCCCGGTACTGCGACCTCGCCAGCAACCGGATCGTCTTCCCGCCGAGGGAGGCGAAGGGTCGGCGGCATCACCGGGTCATCTATCTCGGCACCGCCCGGGCGCGTGAGATCGTGGCGGAGCTGTGCGAGCGGCACCCGGCCGGCCCGATCCTGCTCAATTCGAAGGGGAGGCCCTGGACCAAGGACGCTATCAACTGCGCCTTCTGCCGCTTGCAGAAGAAGATCGGCCGGAAGCTGCACCTCGGGGCGTGGCGCAAGGGCTTCGCCACCGAGGCGCTCAAGAACGGCGTGGACGTGCACACCACGGCCCACCTGCTCGGGCACAGCGACTCGGCCATGCTGTCGCGGGTCTATGCCCGGGTCCAGGCCGACCCGGAATTCATGGCGCGGGCGGCCCGGCGGGCGCGGGGCACTACTCCGGAAGCCTGA
- a CDS encoding helix-turn-helix domain-containing protein produces the protein MTVREAASRLEISRSTCYALVASGSLKHYRIGGAIRISEEHIAEFLEGAERGREAAPSVARRPVLRHVRLPE, from the coding sequence ATGACGGTGCGCGAGGCCGCGAGCCGGCTGGAGATCAGCCGATCGACCTGCTACGCGCTGGTCGCCTCCGGCTCGCTGAAGCACTACCGCATCGGCGGTGCCATCCGCATCTCGGAGGAGCACATCGCCGAATTCCTCGAGGGAGCCGAGCGCGGCAGGGAAGCCGCGCCGTCCGTCGCCCGCAGGCCGGTGCTCAGGCACGTCAGGCTTCCGGAGTAG